From a region of the Paenibacillus sp. FSL R10-2734 genome:
- a CDS encoding DUF5682 family protein, protein MESETTGAGVHFFGVRHLSPGGAQHLVSYLDEIKPTAVLIEGPVDATTEIRHILNTTTKPPIAILAFTEEVPVRTALWPLAVYSPEYQAMRWAEQQGAYTAFIDLPSSVVIALQDIRTKSRDSAEQSEESEVNNTVERAAEEASIYDRVAELAGELDYDMYWERNFEHNTNKGAYQEAIISFSSQMRQLSEENERHNNVIEYAHNTIREAYMRRQIQDTIAAGHQPDKIVVVCGAYHAAALADLASGMSDEEIDALPSLNTKLTLMPYTYYKLSSLSGYGAGNLAPHYYQMMWERMMNGSPEDLPHHYLSTVARYLRNSGTHRSTAEIIEAVRLAESLAALHGGSAPTLRDLRDAALTLLGRGELSVIAEALARTDIGTAIGELAEGISQTPIQDDLNRQLKRLKLEKYKTPVANDLELDLRENRRVSSEEAAYLDLNRSFLFHRLTLLGIDLVNIRASGQSSATWAEHWVLKWSPEVEIQVVESTLLGETVEIASAYVLQQKLDSSSTIAEASALIRTAYECGMLHQMEAGRQTLQRLAVDTRDVVQIAASINELSLLIQYGDVRRIDTKPLIPLLEQLFRRACLFLLDASQCNDEASGEMLKAMNILNQAAIEHSEEVDELLWIQELKHLSERDDCNPRLSGVACSILLERNAMTALQCSEEVSRRLSPGIPAELGAGWFEGMSMRNRYVLLSRLSLWEQLNEYINSLDDEEFVRALVFLRRAFSTFEPREKTMIAELLGELWGVNTEQAAEILTGELKEAEAKMIEDLNDFDFGDI, encoded by the coding sequence GTGGAGAGCGAAACTACTGGAGCAGGCGTACATTTTTTTGGCGTGCGGCATTTGTCTCCTGGTGGTGCTCAGCATCTAGTAAGCTACCTTGATGAGATAAAGCCGACAGCTGTTTTGATTGAGGGGCCAGTAGATGCTACTACTGAAATTCGCCATATCCTCAACACGACAACCAAACCTCCTATAGCCATTCTAGCTTTTACGGAGGAAGTTCCTGTCCGTACAGCACTATGGCCGCTTGCGGTATATTCCCCCGAATATCAAGCGATGAGATGGGCGGAGCAGCAAGGAGCTTATACAGCGTTTATAGATTTACCTTCATCAGTGGTCATCGCTTTACAGGATATACGAACCAAAAGTAGAGATTCTGCTGAACAGAGCGAGGAATCTGAAGTTAACAATACAGTTGAAAGGGCTGCTGAAGAAGCATCTATATATGATAGAGTAGCTGAGCTGGCTGGTGAGCTTGATTATGATATGTACTGGGAGCGCAATTTCGAACACAACACTAACAAGGGGGCATATCAAGAAGCAATTATTTCTTTCTCATCCCAAATGCGTCAGCTTTCTGAAGAAAATGAGAGACATAACAACGTAATAGAATATGCACACAATACTATACGCGAAGCTTATATGCGTCGTCAGATTCAGGATACAATCGCTGCTGGCCATCAACCAGATAAGATCGTTGTTGTATGTGGAGCATACCATGCAGCGGCGCTTGCTGATCTGGCGTCTGGTATGTCGGATGAGGAAATAGATGCTCTTCCTTCTCTAAATACGAAGCTAACACTTATGCCCTACACGTACTATAAATTATCTTCTTTGTCTGGCTATGGCGCAGGTAACCTCGCTCCTCATTATTATCAAATGATGTGGGAACGTATGATGAACGGTTCACCTGAGGACTTACCACATCACTATCTGTCTACTGTAGCTAGATACTTGCGTAATAGCGGGACACATCGCTCTACAGCAGAAATTATCGAAGCTGTGCGCTTAGCTGAATCATTAGCTGCCCTTCACGGTGGAAGTGCACCGACGTTAAGAGATTTGCGAGATGCGGCACTGACCTTGCTGGGGCGTGGGGAGCTTAGCGTGATCGCTGAAGCGCTTGCTCGTACAGATATCGGTACTGCTATTGGTGAGCTGGCAGAGGGGATCAGTCAGACGCCGATTCAAGATGATCTGAATCGGCAATTAAAGCGCTTGAAGCTTGAGAAATATAAGACCCCAGTAGCAAATGATCTTGAACTAGATCTCCGAGAGAATCGAAGAGTGTCTTCTGAGGAAGCGGCTTATTTAGACTTAAACCGTTCCTTTCTTTTTCATAGGCTCACATTACTTGGGATCGATCTAGTGAACATAAGAGCAAGTGGTCAGTCTAGCGCAACGTGGGCAGAGCACTGGGTATTGAAGTGGTCTCCTGAAGTTGAGATCCAGGTCGTTGAATCTACGCTTCTTGGGGAAACGGTTGAGATTGCTTCAGCTTATGTATTGCAACAGAAATTAGATAGCAGTAGTACAATTGCGGAAGCGTCAGCACTCATTCGAACGGCTTATGAGTGTGGAATGTTACACCAGATGGAAGCAGGACGGCAGACGCTTCAGCGTTTAGCTGTTGACACTCGAGATGTGGTGCAGATTGCTGCTTCCATTAATGAGTTATCCCTTCTGATTCAGTATGGCGATGTTCGCCGGATCGATACAAAGCCGCTCATTCCTTTGCTGGAACAACTGTTCAGACGAGCTTGTCTGTTTTTGCTGGATGCGAGCCAATGTAACGATGAGGCTTCAGGTGAGATGCTTAAAGCTATGAACATACTGAATCAGGCAGCTATTGAGCATAGTGAGGAAGTAGATGAGCTGTTGTGGATACAAGAGCTGAAACACTTATCGGAGAGGGATGACTGCAATCCGCGTTTATCTGGAGTTGCGTGTTCCATTTTGTTGGAGCGTAATGCGATGACTGCACTGCAATGTTCAGAAGAAGTATCCAGGCGACTGTCACCAGGTATACCCGCAGAACTTGGAGCTGGCTGGTTCGAAGGGATGTCTATGCGAAATCGATATGTTCTGTTGTCTCGCTTGAGTCTGTGGGAGCAATTGAATGAGTATATTAATTCTTTGGATGATGAAGAATTTGTACGTGCGTTAGTGTTTTTACGGCGCGCTTTCAGCACCTTTGAACCAAGGGAAAAGACGATGATTGCCGAACTGTTAGGTGAATTGTGGGGTGTGAACACAGAGCAGGCTGCTGAGATTCTGACAGGTGAGCTGAAGGAGGCCGAAGCGAAAATGATTGAGGATTTGAATGATTTTGACTTTGGAGATATATGA
- a CDS encoding VWA domain-containing protein, translating into MSTSVDSSVVARWRLILGQSAEEQLKVSSGNTSIHLSEDELIMDQALAAIYDETSDIVNSGTTNPSGTGQRGAGSGKSAPRLAKWLGDVRNFFPEDIVSVIQHDAMERKGWKQLLFEPEVLATVKPDIQLVGTLLSLKGKIPEKTKDTARLLVKAVVDDLVKRMEEGLRRAVTGALNRRQHSPLPSLSGIDWTRTIKRNLKHYDAERQQIIPERFYYYDRARRSKEWTVIVDIDQSGSMAESIIWASVVGSIFASIPSLSTRVIVFDTEVVDLTEQCANDPVDMLFGIQLGGGTDIQKSVAYCEQFIDQPKKTLFIVISDLYEGGNQAGLIRRMRHLKESGVRTMCLLALSDEGKPFYDEHVARSLTRDGTPCFACTPALLPQLVEGALKGQDLAELAKKLGTKGI; encoded by the coding sequence ATGAGTACATCAGTGGATTCAAGTGTTGTAGCTCGGTGGCGGCTTATACTTGGTCAGTCTGCAGAAGAGCAATTGAAGGTTTCTAGTGGAAACACAAGTATTCACCTGTCCGAAGATGAACTCATCATGGACCAAGCGCTAGCTGCTATCTATGATGAGACGAGTGATATCGTAAATAGTGGCACTACTAACCCTTCAGGAACTGGACAAAGAGGAGCAGGATCTGGAAAATCTGCACCTCGGTTGGCAAAATGGTTAGGAGATGTTCGCAATTTCTTCCCAGAGGATATCGTTTCGGTTATTCAACATGATGCGATGGAACGGAAGGGCTGGAAGCAATTATTGTTTGAGCCGGAAGTTCTGGCAACAGTGAAGCCTGATATACAGCTAGTAGGTACACTACTCTCACTAAAAGGGAAGATTCCTGAGAAGACAAAAGATACGGCTCGCCTGTTAGTGAAGGCGGTTGTGGATGATCTTGTTAAGCGAATGGAGGAGGGTCTGCGTCGGGCGGTTACAGGTGCACTGAATCGCAGGCAGCATTCCCCACTGCCTTCACTTAGCGGCATTGACTGGACACGTACGATAAAACGCAATCTGAAGCATTATGATGCAGAGCGACAACAGATTATCCCTGAGAGATTCTACTATTATGATCGGGCAAGACGCAGTAAGGAATGGACCGTCATTGTGGATATCGATCAGAGTGGTTCGATGGCAGAATCGATTATTTGGGCTTCAGTAGTTGGTTCTATCTTTGCAAGCATCCCATCACTAAGTACCCGAGTAATTGTATTTGATACAGAGGTCGTAGACCTGACAGAGCAATGTGCGAATGATCCTGTTGATATGTTATTCGGGATTCAGCTAGGTGGCGGTACAGATATACAAAAGTCTGTTGCCTATTGCGAACAGTTTATTGATCAGCCGAAGAAGACGTTGTTTATCGTTATCTCGGATCTGTATGAAGGCGGGAACCAGGCAGGCTTAATCCGTCGTATGCGTCATCTGAAGGAATCTGGAGTTAGAACGATGTGCTTGCTGGCTTTATCTGATGAAGGCAAACCTTTCTATGATGAGCATGTGGCGAGATCTTTGACTCGAGATGGAACCCCCTGTTTTGCATGTACACCTGCACTGCTTCCACAGTTAGTAGAAGGTGCACTAAAAGGACAGGATCTTGCTGAATTAGCAAAGAAACTTGGTACAAAAGGGATATAA
- the miaB gene encoding tRNA (N6-isopentenyl adenosine(37)-C2)-methylthiotransferase MiaB, with product MTKGNHNSPDLKSGKGSKDYSRYFDFSDAKVISEEEGKITYRIKGRNVQINSQPDYKEGKRRGKEEIEVHYDFEIPEEMQNFGVDKYYHITTYGCQMNEHDTETMKGLLEQMGYRSVDDRNHADLILLNTCAIRENAEDKVFGELGHLKNLKIEKPGLLLGVCGCMSQEEGVVNRIMSKHGFVDMIFGTHNIHRLPHLIKEAVFSKELVIEVWSKEGDIIENLPKKREGMRAWVNIMYGCDKFCTYCIVPFTRGKERSRRPEDVIAEVRELARQGFKEVTLLGQNVNAYGKDFTDIDYTFGDLMDDMRLIDIPRIRFMTSHPRDFDDKLIEVLGKGGNLVEHIHLPVQSGSTAVLKKMSRKYTREAYLELVRKIKLSVPNAVLSTDIIVGFPGETDEQFEDTLSLVREVGYDMAYTFIYSPREGTPAAAMEDNVPMTVKSERLQRLNDLIKENSRIINDRMLGEVVEVLVEGESKNNSEVLSGRSRANKLVHFEGSKDLIGTFVKVRITDTKTWYIKGDIVAEAAAVH from the coding sequence ATGACTAAGGGGAACCATAACTCACCGGACTTAAAATCCGGCAAGGGTTCGAAAGATTATTCGAGATATTTTGATTTTAGCGATGCGAAGGTAATTAGTGAAGAAGAAGGTAAGATTACTTACCGGATTAAAGGAAGAAATGTGCAAATTAATAGCCAGCCCGATTATAAAGAAGGAAAACGGCGTGGCAAGGAAGAAATAGAAGTGCATTATGATTTCGAGATTCCTGAAGAAATGCAGAATTTCGGAGTAGACAAATATTATCATATTACGACTTATGGCTGCCAAATGAATGAGCATGACACGGAAACGATGAAGGGCCTATTGGAACAGATGGGCTATAGAAGCGTCGATGATCGGAATCATGCGGATCTCATTCTGCTTAACACTTGTGCAATTCGTGAGAATGCCGAGGATAAAGTGTTTGGAGAGCTGGGTCACCTTAAGAACTTGAAGATCGAGAAGCCAGGTCTTCTGCTGGGCGTGTGTGGTTGCATGTCACAGGAGGAAGGCGTAGTTAATCGAATTATGTCTAAGCATGGATTCGTAGATATGATCTTCGGTACGCATAATATCCATAGGTTGCCACACCTCATTAAAGAAGCCGTATTCAGTAAAGAGCTTGTCATTGAGGTATGGTCCAAAGAAGGCGATATTATTGAGAATTTACCGAAGAAACGTGAAGGTATGCGCGCTTGGGTCAACATTATGTATGGCTGTGATAAATTCTGTACCTACTGTATCGTACCTTTTACACGGGGGAAAGAACGTAGTCGCCGGCCAGAGGACGTCATTGCTGAAGTAAGAGAGCTCGCTCGTCAAGGCTTTAAGGAAGTGACTTTGCTGGGGCAGAACGTAAACGCATACGGTAAGGATTTTACAGACATAGATTACACCTTCGGTGACTTGATGGATGACATGCGTTTAATTGATATTCCGCGCATTCGCTTCATGACATCGCATCCACGTGATTTTGACGATAAATTGATTGAAGTACTGGGCAAAGGTGGCAACCTGGTGGAGCATATCCATCTACCGGTTCAATCCGGAAGTACTGCCGTACTTAAGAAAATGAGTCGCAAATACACGCGTGAGGCTTATCTGGAATTAGTACGAAAGATCAAACTAAGTGTGCCTAATGCGGTATTAAGTACTGATATTATCGTCGGTTTCCCTGGAGAGACGGATGAGCAATTCGAAGATACCCTTTCCCTAGTGCGCGAGGTTGGGTATGATATGGCATATACGTTCATTTATTCACCTCGTGAGGGTACCCCTGCAGCTGCAATGGAGGATAATGTACCTATGACGGTGAAGAGCGAACGTCTGCAAAGACTAAATGATCTCATTAAAGAGAACAGTCGGATCATTAATGACCGTATGCTAGGTGAAGTCGTCGAGGTGCTGGTAGAAGGGGAGAGTAAGAACAACTCGGAAGTCCTTTCCGGCCGTTCCCGTGCGAACAAGCTGGTCCATTTTGAAGGTTCGAAGGATCTTATTGGCACATTTGTAAAAGTAAGAATTACTGATACCAAAACATGGTACATCAAAGGGGATATTGTGGCGGAAGCTGCAGCTGTTCATTAA
- a CDS encoding YlbF family regulator, producing MSTEEQRLNKYGMKTYNTRDLIVREDIMGKAKELATLISTSEEVKHFQQAEQKILNHERVQGLIASIKKKQKEIVAFESFNNKDMVAKIEREIEALQDEIDGIPVVNEFQQSQSDINYLLQLVISVIRDTVSEKINVEAGTEAPPTTCG from the coding sequence GTGAGTACAGAGGAACAACGGTTGAATAAATATGGAATGAAGACTTATAATACTCGTGATTTGATCGTACGCGAGGATATTATGGGTAAAGCGAAAGAACTCGCTACATTAATTTCGACAAGTGAAGAAGTAAAGCATTTTCAACAGGCTGAGCAAAAAATCCTGAACCACGAGCGGGTGCAAGGCTTGATTGCATCGATTAAGAAAAAGCAGAAGGAGATTGTTGCCTTCGAAAGCTTTAATAATAAAGACATGGTAGCCAAGATTGAGCGTGAAATTGAAGCGTTGCAGGATGAAATTGATGGGATTCCAGTCGTGAATGAATTCCAGCAGAGTCAGAGTGACATCAATTATTTGCTCCAGCTTGTCATTTCCGTGATAAGAGATACCGTTTCGGAAAAAATAAATGTGGAAGCCGGCACCGAAGCGCCTCCGACCACATGCGGATAA
- a CDS encoding NUDIX domain-containing protein, translated as MSENGELTYNAKKYRTPDGVPADIVMFTLTKRERKTVTKTLPLRELKVMLIRRKKWPCAGMWALPGGFCQEDESIYDAATRELKEETGVDGGHLEYLGVYSTPGRDPRGWIISHAFFALVEEWMLEQRQASDDAGEVGLFTLQEALEELELAFDHHDIIQDAYLRIQQQMLQTTIARQFLPRHFTLSELYQVIQTVVPEFKEPNFIRKITSTRSRQGILKEVRDEEGNALSSNQYSQRPAQLYMFTDHEPLLSIYT; from the coding sequence ATGAGCGAAAATGGGGAACTAACCTATAACGCCAAAAAATATCGTACACCGGACGGGGTTCCGGCTGACATCGTAATGTTTACACTAACCAAACGCGAACGTAAGACGGTCACGAAGACACTTCCCTTACGTGAGCTGAAGGTAATGTTAATTAGACGGAAGAAATGGCCATGCGCTGGAATGTGGGCTCTCCCAGGTGGGTTCTGTCAGGAGGATGAATCCATTTATGATGCCGCAACTCGTGAGCTAAAAGAAGAGACCGGTGTTGATGGTGGTCATTTAGAATATCTAGGTGTTTACAGCACGCCAGGTCGCGATCCACGGGGATGGATTATTAGTCATGCCTTTTTCGCCTTAGTAGAAGAATGGATGCTGGAGCAAAGACAAGCTTCGGATGACGCTGGCGAGGTAGGTTTATTTACGTTGCAGGAAGCTCTTGAAGAGCTGGAGCTCGCTTTTGATCATCATGATATCATTCAGGATGCATACTTGCGTATTCAACAGCAAATGCTTCAGACTACGATCGCAAGACAGTTTTTGCCTAGACATTTTACCCTTAGTGAGCTCTATCAGGTGATTCAAACGGTAGTGCCGGAATTTAAGGAACCCAATTTTATTCGTAAAATCACTTCAACACGTAGTCGCCAGGGAATATTAAAAGAAGTGAGAGACGAAGAAGGAAATGCACTTAGTTCCAATCAATACTCTCAGCGTCCAGCTCAGCTCTATATGTTTACAGACCATGAGCCTTTGTTATCCATCTATACGTAG
- a CDS encoding isochorismatase family cysteine hydrolase, with protein MRALIVIDFTNDFVDGNLPVGQPAVDIEPRISSLTSEFVQNGDYVVMAVDLHEENDPYHPESKLFPPHNVRGNVGRELFGSLKSVYENNQDSIYWMDKTRYSAFSGTDLEIKLRERGITELHLVGVCTDICVLHTAVDAYNKGFAITVHEDAVASFNQDGHTWALGHFRGSLGADVVKA; from the coding sequence ATGAGAGCACTTATTGTGATTGACTTTACCAATGATTTTGTAGACGGAAATTTGCCGGTTGGTCAGCCAGCCGTAGATATCGAGCCTAGAATCAGCTCATTAACGTCCGAGTTTGTCCAGAATGGCGATTATGTCGTTATGGCCGTGGATTTGCATGAAGAGAATGATCCTTACCATCCAGAGAGCAAACTATTTCCTCCTCATAATGTGCGCGGGAATGTGGGTCGTGAGCTGTTCGGAAGTTTAAAATCTGTGTATGAGAACAATCAGGATTCCATCTATTGGATGGACAAAACACGCTATAGCGCCTTTAGTGGAACTGATCTGGAGATCAAGCTGCGTGAGCGCGGCATTACTGAACTTCATCTGGTGGGAGTCTGCACAGATATTTGTGTACTGCACACGGCAGTGGATGCATATAACAAAGGGTTTGCTATTACTGTGCACGAAGATGCGGTTGCCAGCTTCAATCAGGATGGACACACTTGGGCATTAGGACATTTCCGGGGAAGTTTAGGAGCAGACGTTGTTAAGGCATAA
- a CDS encoding nicotinate phosphoribosyltransferase, which yields MRRELALHTDKYQINMMYAHWVNGSHKRKAVFEAYFRKLPFGNGYAVFAGLERIVGYIGGLRFTEDDIRYLSEQEENYAPAFLEELLQFHFQGTVYSMKEGALIFPDEPLIRVEGTIMEAQLVETAILNFMNYQTLIATKASRIKQVAPNDILLEFGTRRAQEADAAVWGARAAYIGGFDATSNMLAGKMFSIPTKGTHAHSWVQSFSSEQEAFDAYAKVMPNEVTLLVDTFDTLRSGVPNAINTAKKLEAQGKKMVGIRLDSGDLAYLSRQARKMLDDAGLDYVKIVASNDLDENTIMDLKLQGAAIDTWGVGTQLITASDQPSLGGVYKLVEIESATGEMIPTIKISSNPEKVSTPGKKDVFRIIGKNGKALADYICFPEEESPRNGARLKLFNPLHPYMHKYVERYEALPMLEPIYVNGFQVYTLPDLNEVRRYHREQKDLFWPEYQRKLNPEVYRVNLSEKVWTSKQQLIAEHMQPDIE from the coding sequence TTGAGAAGAGAACTTGCGCTACATACGGATAAATATCAAATCAATATGATGTACGCTCATTGGGTGAATGGTAGCCATAAACGAAAAGCCGTATTTGAAGCTTATTTCCGTAAGCTACCTTTTGGTAACGGTTATGCCGTGTTCGCAGGCTTAGAGCGTATTGTTGGTTATATCGGCGGTTTGCGGTTTACCGAAGACGATATCCGTTATTTATCGGAGCAAGAAGAGAACTACGCTCCCGCTTTTCTGGAGGAACTGCTACAGTTTCATTTTCAGGGAACGGTTTATTCGATGAAAGAAGGAGCGTTGATTTTTCCGGATGAGCCATTAATCCGTGTGGAAGGGACGATTATGGAGGCTCAGCTGGTGGAGACAGCCATTCTGAACTTCATGAATTACCAGACTCTGATCGCTACCAAGGCTTCAAGAATCAAGCAGGTGGCCCCAAATGATATCTTACTGGAGTTCGGTACCCGACGTGCGCAAGAAGCTGATGCAGCGGTGTGGGGGGCTAGAGCGGCCTATATAGGCGGATTTGATGCAACCTCTAACATGCTAGCGGGTAAAATGTTTAGTATCCCGACGAAGGGAACACATGCACATTCCTGGGTTCAGAGCTTTAGCAGTGAGCAGGAGGCTTTTGATGCCTATGCCAAGGTGATGCCGAATGAAGTTACGCTATTAGTCGACACCTTCGATACACTTCGCAGTGGGGTGCCTAATGCGATCAATACAGCCAAGAAGCTTGAAGCACAAGGTAAAAAAATGGTCGGGATCCGGTTGGATAGCGGCGACTTAGCTTATCTATCCCGTCAAGCGCGTAAAATGTTGGATGATGCTGGTCTAGATTATGTGAAGATTGTCGCTTCCAATGATTTGGATGAGAACACGATCATGGATCTGAAGTTGCAAGGCGCAGCTATCGATACTTGGGGCGTGGGGACACAATTAATAACCGCTTCAGATCAACCCTCTTTGGGTGGCGTCTATAAGCTGGTGGAAATTGAGTCTGCTACTGGAGAAATGATCCCGACAATCAAAATTTCCTCCAACCCTGAGAAAGTATCCACTCCTGGTAAGAAGGACGTATTCCGGATTATCGGCAAAAATGGCAAAGCACTTGCAGATTATATCTGCTTCCCAGAAGAGGAATCCCCACGCAATGGTGCGCGGTTGAAGCTGTTTAATCCGCTGCATCCATACATGCATAAATATGTTGAACGCTATGAAGCACTGCCAATGCTGGAACCGATTTACGTTAACGGATTCCAGGTGTATACCTTACCGGATTTGAATGAAGTCCGCCGCTATCATCGGGAGCAAAAGGATTTATTCTGGCCGGAATATCAACGTAAGCTGAATCCAGAGGTATACCGGGTGAATTTGAGTGAAAAGGTTTGGACTAGCAAGCAGCAGTTGATCGCTGAACATATGCAGCCGGATATTGAATAG
- a CDS encoding DUF6273 domain-containing protein: MENGKLAFTPNRNIKPGEIITYGTYPQSKEGKELPIEWRVLQNSGGELFLLSEYILDCKRYQGKSVDIKWRDCVDITWQDCDLRQWLNDEFYNTAFNAAEKECIKTTHCTDNGEGSPDTEDNVFLLSVDEIKAFSEIHGKDLLRAVGTDFAKTKKSDGCSLYVYDKTDKDNYIIKDGEEIGCSWWWLRTQGNKLSRAFFVGPSCSIRSYANVSVARDGVRPALVINLP; this comes from the coding sequence ATGGAAAATGGTAAGCTTGCTTTTACACCGAACCGGAACATCAAGCCCGGCGAAATCATTACTTACGGCACGTATCCACAGTCAAAGGAAGGTAAAGAGCTACCGATTGAATGGCGTGTTCTCCAAAATTCTGGTGGTGAACTGTTTCTTTTGAGTGAGTATATATTGGATTGCAAGAGGTATCAAGGTAAGAGCGTAGATATTAAATGGCGTGATTGCGTGGATATTACGTGGCAAGACTGTGATTTGCGTCAGTGGTTGAACGATGAATTCTATAATACCGCATTTAATGCCGCCGAGAAGGAATGTATAAAGACTACTCATTGCACAGACAACGGAGAGGGCAGCCCGGATACAGAGGACAACGTTTTTTTGCTTAGTGTTGATGAGATAAAGGCATTCTCTGAGATTCACGGTAAAGATCTTCTGCGTGCCGTTGGCACGGACTTTGCCAAAACGAAAAAGTCCGATGGATGCAGCTTATACGTATATGATAAAACGGATAAAGATAACTATATAATCAAAGACGGCGAAGAAATTGGATGCTCTTGGTGGTGGCTACGAACTCAGGGAAACAAACTTTCGCGTGCATTTTTTGTCGGACCGAGCTGTAGTATTCGCAGCTATGCGAATGTAAGTGTAGCCCGTGATGGCGTGCGTCCTGCTTTAGTAATTAATCTTCCATGA
- a CDS encoding amino acid permease → MKSNEASLQKKLLPRHISFMAMGGVIGTGIFKGSSETISLAGPGVILTYVLAGLLLLVVMGAIAEMATVYPNRNMKDFIREAFGERLSFIVGWLYCFMWLTVCVIEVLAAGSFLQYWLPDVPLWLLSLACGALIIGINMMSVAGYGETEFWLAGIKIAMIIIFIVLGTSLIFGLLPMTEATPYLHNFTDYGGFLPRGWAPIFSALLVVMFSYGGSELIGLTLTETKDAEKVLPKVVKSFILRVILFYSLPILVICGLIPWNQLNDHTSPFVQVLAATGLKGADHIMNFILITAVLSAANSGIYGATRMLHSMASQGEAPRSLAKTSSKGVPINSLKLCAVVLLIGSMLAYFAQDGLFRVLMAVPGFVVLLVWISICMSQLKLRKSYPKEATFKVWGFPYITVLTLVCLAVIAISFLFDTQNRISIGSCLAVVVILTIWSFVKFKKKTGSI, encoded by the coding sequence GTGAAGTCAAACGAAGCATCATTACAGAAAAAATTGCTTCCACGGCATATCAGCTTTATGGCGATGGGCGGAGTAATCGGTACGGGGATTTTTAAAGGAAGTTCTGAGACAATAAGTCTTGCTGGACCTGGGGTTATTCTTACCTATGTATTGGCAGGCTTACTACTCTTGGTAGTTATGGGAGCAATAGCCGAAATGGCTACAGTGTACCCAAACAGAAACATGAAGGACTTCATTCGTGAGGCTTTTGGAGAACGTCTCTCCTTTATCGTGGGTTGGTTATATTGCTTCATGTGGTTGACCGTCTGTGTAATTGAAGTGCTGGCGGCAGGAAGCTTCTTGCAATACTGGCTACCGGATGTTCCATTATGGCTGCTTAGTCTAGCATGTGGTGCTTTAATTATTGGCATCAATATGATGAGTGTAGCCGGTTACGGGGAAACTGAATTTTGGTTAGCCGGAATCAAGATTGCAATGATCATCATCTTTATTGTTTTGGGAACCTCATTAATATTTGGACTGTTGCCCATGACTGAGGCTACTCCTTACTTACACAACTTTACGGATTATGGCGGATTCCTCCCACGGGGATGGGCCCCGATCTTCTCTGCCCTTCTCGTCGTAATGTTCTCATACGGTGGATCGGAGTTAATTGGACTAACTTTGACGGAGACAAAGGATGCAGAGAAGGTCTTACCTAAGGTTGTCAAAAGCTTCATTCTGCGCGTTATTCTGTTCTATTCCTTGCCGATCTTAGTCATCTGTGGCTTGATTCCCTGGAATCAGCTGAATGATCATACCAGCCCGTTTGTTCAGGTGTTAGCCGCAACAGGACTCAAGGGTGCCGATCACATCATGAACTTCATACTGATCACAGCGGTACTCTCTGCTGCCAATTCTGGTATTTATGGTGCCACTCGGATGCTACACTCAATGGCCTCTCAGGGTGAAGCACCTCGCAGCTTGGCAAAAACTTCTTCAAAAGGCGTACCCATTAACAGTTTGAAGCTCTGCGCCGTTGTTCTTCTTATCGGTTCTATGTTAGCGTACTTCGCTCAGGATGGACTGTTCCGTGTGCTGATGGCGGTTCCAGGCTTTGTGGTTTTACTAGTCTGGATCAGTATCTGTATGTCACAGCTTAAATTGAGAAAGTCCTACCCGAAAGAAGCGACCTTTAAGGTATGGGGATTCCCTTATATAACCGTTCTGACACTTGTCTGCTTAGCGGTTATCGCGATTTCCTTCCTGTTCGATACTCAAAACCGCATCAGTATAGGCTCATGTCTGGCAGTTGTGGTAATACTTACGATCTGGTCATTCGTAAAATTCAAAAAGAAGACCGGAAGCATTTAG